In one Brienomyrus brachyistius isolate T26 chromosome 5, BBRACH_0.4, whole genome shotgun sequence genomic region, the following are encoded:
- the nog2 gene encoding noggin-2: MGFSQALLVYVFVSIHLGVSQHFFRLRPSPSEHLPVPDLKEDPDPEYDPREQDLAERTLRKKLGSNFDPSYMSITHPLLVNLSTPEPPKRLPGPMPMEIKKLDLSETPYGRRVKVGKKARRKFLQWLWTYTYCPVVYTWKDLGVRFWPRYIKEGNCFNERSCSFPEGMFCKPVKSITKTFLRWYCQGFLKQKYCTWIPVQYPVISECKCSC, encoded by the coding sequence ATGGGCTTTTCCCAGGCGCTCCTCGTCTACGTCTTCGTGTCCATCCATCTTGGTGTATCTCAGCATTTTTTCCGCCTGCGTCCTTCGCCCAGCGAGCACCTCCCGGTGCCCGATCTCAAGGAAGACCCGGACCCAGAGTATGATCCCCGGGAGCAGGACCTCGCCGAGAGAACTTTGCGGAAAAAGCTCGGCAGCAACTTCGACCCCAGCTACATGTCGATCACCCATCCCTTGCTGGTGAATCTGTCCACCCCTGAGCCGCCGAAACGGCTGCCAGGACCGATGCCCATGGAAATCAAAAAGCTGGATCTCTCCGAGACTCCATACGGAAGGCGGGTAAAAGTTGGCAAGAAGGCCCGCAGGAAATTTCTCCAGTGGCTGTGGACATACACGTACTGTCCGGTAGTGTACACCTGGAAGGACCTGGGAGTGAGGTTCTGGCCACGCTACATCAAGGAAGGCAACTGCTTCAATGAGCGCTCTTGTTCCTTCCCAGAAGGCATGTTTTGTAAGCCCGTCAAGTCAATCACCAAGACTTTCCTCAGGTGGTATTGCCAAGGatttttaaaacagaaatattGTACGTGGATACCGGTGCAATACCCAGTCATTTCGGAATGCAAGTGCTCTTGTTGA